From Psychrobacillus sp. FSL K6-2836, a single genomic window includes:
- a CDS encoding carboxylate--amine ligase → MKNQPFIPIIIGTDMNAYNMAISFHEEYNIKPILVGKEEMSFTKWSSVIEHIEIQPNLWDKSAFVQVLMEVAQKYKTNDKELLLIGTNDFYVRLIIENADALKKMYVFNYMSEELMNNLLVKTNFYKLCEEHGIDAPKTYYYSCAKKAAFTEDVLFPLIVKPSNGVMYYKNKFSGQQKVYRVETKAELDDVISKVNASGYTEDLIIQDYIPGDDTYMWDSVFYMSSKGKAQLSTLAQVVLQEHTVTAIGNYTALITRYNEELMEKLQHFLEAIGYVGFANFDLKFDERDGKFKVFEVNIRQGRSSYYTTALGHNMARYFVDDVIYQKEKSLTLLNEHYLFTVVPKIVLTKFVENEEIQKEVRMLLKSGKWGNPLFYKKDKHFTRKLFLIARQFNYYKKYKNNNW, encoded by the coding sequence ATGAAAAACCAACCCTTTATCCCAATAATTATTGGGACAGACATGAATGCTTATAATATGGCGATTTCTTTTCACGAGGAATACAATATAAAGCCAATATTAGTAGGTAAAGAAGAAATGTCTTTTACCAAATGGAGTAGCGTGATCGAACATATAGAGATTCAGCCGAATTTGTGGGATAAATCTGCTTTTGTTCAGGTACTTATGGAAGTTGCACAAAAATATAAAACAAACGACAAAGAATTGTTATTAATAGGAACAAATGATTTTTATGTACGATTAATAATTGAAAATGCAGACGCTTTAAAAAAAATGTATGTTTTTAACTATATGTCGGAAGAATTAATGAATAATCTTCTCGTCAAAACAAATTTCTATAAGCTTTGTGAAGAGCACGGAATTGATGCGCCGAAAACATATTATTATTCATGTGCAAAAAAAGCAGCATTTACGGAAGATGTACTATTTCCTTTAATCGTAAAACCGAGCAATGGTGTTATGTATTACAAAAATAAGTTTTCTGGTCAGCAAAAAGTTTACCGTGTAGAGACAAAGGCTGAACTAGATGATGTGATTAGCAAAGTAAATGCAAGTGGTTATACAGAAGACTTAATCATTCAGGATTATATTCCAGGGGATGATACGTATATGTGGGATTCGGTCTTCTACATGAGTTCTAAAGGCAAAGCCCAGCTAAGTACACTTGCACAGGTAGTTCTACAGGAGCATACAGTTACGGCTATTGGTAACTATACTGCACTCATTACTCGATATAATGAGGAACTGATGGAAAAGCTACAACACTTTTTAGAAGCAATAGGTTATGTCGGTTTTGCAAACTTTGACTTAAAATTCGATGAGCGAGATGGGAAGTTTAAAGTATTTGAGGTGAATATTAGACAAGGACGATCTAGTTATTATACAACTGCCCTAGGACATAATATGGCCCGTTATTTTGTAGATGATGTTATTTATCAAAAGGAAAAATCTCTAACTTTATTGAATGAGCATTATCTATTTACCGTAGTGCCTAAAATCGTATTAACGAAATTTGTTGAAAATGAAGAGATTCAAAAAGAAGTAAGAATGCTTTTGAAGTCCGGTAAATGGGGAAATCCATTATTCTACAAGAAGGACAAGCATTTTACTCGTAAATTATTTTTGATCGCCCGCCAGTTCAATTATTATAAAAAGTATAAAAACAATAATTGGTAA
- a CDS encoding MaoC/PaaZ C-terminal domain-containing protein has translation MLLGKTRKIGRRIQEIEIGEKLALTEKIEDKDLLLYLGLTNDNNPLYIQHDFAAKTQYGKPIVPSIMLTGIITSAISKYLPGPGSHITKQFISFPIPTYHYSIVEFTFEVKEIVERLNNVIITVLAQNDQNEIVVEGEFHVTPPIIEK, from the coding sequence TTGTTATTAGGGAAAACTCGAAAAATAGGTAGACGTATACAGGAAATAGAGATTGGTGAAAAGTTAGCACTAACAGAAAAAATTGAGGACAAAGACTTGCTACTATATCTGGGGCTAACCAATGATAACAACCCTTTATATATTCAACATGATTTTGCAGCTAAGACTCAATATGGAAAACCTATCGTACCGTCTATTATGTTAACAGGTATTATTACATCCGCTATTTCAAAATACTTGCCGGGCCCTGGATCACATATAACAAAACAGTTTATAAGCTTTCCAATACCTACTTATCATTACTCAATTGTAGAATTTACATTTGAAGTAAAGGAAATAGTAGAACGATTAAATAATGTAATAATTACAGTATTAGCTCAAAATGACCAAAACGAAATTGTTGTGGAAGGCGAGTTTCATGTAACGCCTCCAATTATAGAAAAATAA
- the pnpS gene encoding two-component system histidine kinase PnpS gives MKSFHSKLFRTYSIMIGLILACLGIILGQLFPIFAKSSSEKVINTKIDEVSNYIDSTGLTVDEQRHIKEMLASTFSQTELINAHSLWLFLIVILSLTFLVALFLGTNIFKKYAQPIEHLTETAMELARGNYRIRAFEDEFSGMSKLSNSINILARNLHDISVMRETEKERLKTLIENMGSALIMIDRNGYITIVNRSFLKQLDISFKDLDGKLFNKIGLPKQIEAFIDQLFLTEASNREQISIKKNIHTYFMDAYGAPVIGEHGKWLGIVVVMHDITELVKLEQVRKDFVANVSHELKTPVTSIKGFSETLLYGAYKNEETLLSFLEIIHKESNRLQMLINDLLDLSKVEQVGYEVNLQKINLLEVVERSKEMTSHIVEEKNMTLKIIYNGPVYVLGDINRLIQIMMNLLMNALTYSPEDKTVIISIDRNEKCGIFRIQDEGIGISKDEIGRVFERFYRVDRARSRNSGGTGLGLAIVKHLVEAHHGLLEVESEVGKGTVFTVSIPLVKS, from the coding sequence ATGAAATCATTTCATTCCAAACTTTTTAGAACTTATTCTATTATGATAGGGTTAATATTAGCTTGTCTAGGAATTATACTTGGACAGCTTTTTCCTATTTTCGCTAAAAGCTCTTCTGAAAAAGTCATAAACACAAAAATAGATGAAGTATCCAATTATATAGACTCCACAGGACTCACAGTAGATGAACAGAGGCATATTAAGGAAATGTTAGCTTCTACATTCTCTCAAACTGAATTGATCAATGCCCATTCCTTATGGTTATTTTTAATCGTCATTCTAAGTCTTACTTTTCTTGTTGCACTGTTTTTAGGGACAAATATTTTCAAGAAGTATGCCCAGCCAATAGAGCATTTGACGGAAACCGCTATGGAATTAGCACGAGGAAATTATCGAATTCGTGCCTTTGAAGATGAATTTTCCGGGATGTCGAAGCTGAGTAACTCTATTAATATACTTGCACGAAATTTACATGATATATCCGTCATGAGAGAAACGGAAAAAGAACGTTTAAAAACGTTAATCGAGAACATGGGCAGTGCCCTTATTATGATTGATCGTAACGGGTATATTACTATTGTGAATCGTTCTTTTCTTAAGCAGCTTGATATATCGTTTAAAGATCTTGATGGAAAGCTATTTAATAAAATTGGTCTTCCAAAACAGATTGAGGCGTTCATTGATCAATTATTTTTGACAGAGGCTTCGAATCGGGAACAAATATCGATAAAGAAAAACATACATACTTATTTTATGGATGCTTATGGAGCGCCGGTTATTGGCGAGCATGGAAAATGGCTTGGTATAGTGGTAGTAATGCATGATATTACGGAGCTTGTGAAACTGGAGCAAGTTAGAAAAGATTTTGTGGCGAATGTATCCCATGAATTGAAGACTCCTGTCACTAGTATTAAAGGATTTTCAGAAACATTATTGTATGGCGCATATAAAAATGAAGAAACATTGCTTTCTTTCCTTGAGATTATACACAAAGAAAGTAATAGACTTCAAATGCTTATCAATGATTTATTGGATTTGTCAAAAGTGGAACAGGTAGGATATGAAGTGAATTTACAAAAGATCAACTTATTGGAAGTTGTTGAGCGAAGTAAAGAGATGACTAGTCATATTGTAGAGGAAAAGAATATGACTCTCAAAATTATATATAACGGACCAGTCTATGTATTAGGTGATATTAATCGTTTAATCCAAATAATGATGAATTTATTGATGAATGCCCTGACTTACTCCCCTGAGGATAAAACAGTGATCATATCCATTGATCGTAACGAAAAATGTGGAATATTCCGTATCCAAGATGAAGGGATAGGAATATCAAAAGATGAAATTGGCAGGGTATTTGAGCGTTTTTACCGAGTTGATAGAGCTAGAAGTAGAAACTCTGGAGGAACTGGTCTTGGTTTAGCAATTGTTAAGCATCTAGTGGAAGCCCATCACGGGTTACTAGAAGTAGAAAGTGAAGTAGGAAAAGGTACTGTCTTTACTGTATCAATTCCGCTTGTTAAAAGTTAA
- the hflC gene encoding protease modulator HflC — MADNKNPFSSLEAKFKTVENKPSKVPKEKKPMDYKKYTKPFIAIFLVFVLFIIALANIYVVKEGEFKVIRQFGEIKDIKDTPGLHMKIPFLQSVTTIPKYQMNYKLSEAEINTKDKRRIIIDNYAVWRVVNPKEMISSAGTLVGAGSRMEEFIYSVVRSELGQLEYSEIINDENSSRGSLNDQITNHVNELLKKDNYGIEVIDVRIKRTDLPQENEQSVYNEMISERQSIAQKFLSTGDADKRRIEADTDREVREMLAKANKDAAMIKADGEAEAAQIYNDSFSKDPEFYSLYRTLESYKKTIGEDTMIIIPSDSPYAKILSGYLE; from the coding sequence ATGGCGGACAACAAAAACCCATTCTCAAGTTTAGAAGCTAAGTTTAAAACGGTTGAAAACAAACCAAGTAAAGTACCTAAGGAAAAAAAGCCTATGGACTATAAAAAATATACAAAGCCATTCATCGCAATCTTTTTAGTTTTTGTCCTTTTCATTATCGCATTAGCGAATATATATGTAGTCAAAGAAGGAGAGTTTAAAGTAATTCGCCAATTCGGTGAAATTAAAGATATTAAAGATACTCCTGGCCTTCATATGAAAATACCATTTTTACAAAGTGTAACAACAATCCCTAAATACCAGATGAACTATAAATTATCCGAGGCGGAGATCAATACTAAAGATAAACGTCGAATCATTATAGATAATTATGCTGTTTGGAGAGTAGTGAATCCAAAAGAAATGATTTCAAGCGCAGGTACATTGGTTGGAGCTGGCTCTCGTATGGAGGAATTTATTTATTCGGTCGTTCGTTCAGAGCTAGGTCAACTAGAATATAGTGAGATTATTAACGATGAAAATTCCTCAAGAGGAAGCTTAAATGATCAAATAACTAACCACGTAAATGAATTATTGAAAAAGGATAATTACGGAATTGAAGTAATAGATGTTCGTATTAAGCGTACAGATCTGCCACAGGAAAATGAGCAATCTGTTTACAATGAAATGATTTCGGAAAGACAAAGTATTGCACAAAAATTCCTGTCCACTGGGGATGCAGATAAACGTCGTATAGAAGCCGACACGGATCGAGAAGTTCGGGAAATGCTTGCTAAAGCTAATAAAGATGCAGCGATGATTAAAGCGGACGGAGAAGCAGAGGCGGCACAAATTTATAACGATAGTTTCTCGAAGGATCCTGAGTTCTATTCCTTATACAGAACGTTAGAATCTTATAAGAAAACGATAGGCGAAGATACGATGATAATTATCCCATCTGATTCACCATATGCGAAAATTTTATCAGGTTACTTAGAATAG
- a CDS encoding response regulator transcription factor: protein MMRKVLVVDDESSIVTLLKYNLEEAGFEVITASDGLEGLNKALDEKPEVIVLDWMLPHMDGMEVCKELRLKKVQIPIIMLTAKDEEFDKVLGLELGADDYMTKPFSPREVTARVKAMIRRSGISTEHKQEKTIEEMYTFGPLQVFPERFEVLLNNDVVEFTPKEFELLVYLIENKNRVLTRDQLLSAVWNYDFAGDTRIVDVHISHLRDKIEENSRKPNFIKTIRGLGYKFEEPKS, encoded by the coding sequence ATAATGAGAAAAGTATTAGTTGTGGATGACGAAAGTTCAATTGTAACTTTATTAAAATATAATCTTGAAGAAGCTGGTTTTGAAGTCATAACAGCAAGTGATGGCTTAGAAGGGCTTAATAAAGCTTTAGATGAAAAACCAGAGGTCATTGTACTGGATTGGATGCTACCACATATGGATGGCATGGAGGTCTGCAAAGAGCTTCGTTTAAAGAAAGTACAAATTCCTATAATAATGTTAACAGCAAAAGACGAAGAATTCGATAAAGTATTAGGTCTTGAACTAGGTGCCGATGATTATATGACGAAGCCTTTCAGTCCAAGAGAGGTAACCGCAAGGGTAAAAGCAATGATTCGTCGTTCTGGCATATCTACTGAGCATAAGCAGGAGAAAACCATAGAAGAAATGTATACTTTTGGTCCGCTACAAGTATTCCCGGAACGTTTTGAGGTTCTTTTAAACAATGACGTCGTGGAGTTTACTCCAAAAGAGTTTGAATTACTAGTGTATTTAATAGAAAACAAAAATCGAGTATTAACACGTGATCAGCTATTAAGTGCGGTATGGAACTATGATTTTGCTGGCGATACTCGTATAGTGGATGTTCATATTAGTCATTTGCGTGATAAAATTGAAGAGAATAGTAGAAAGCCTAATTTCATCAAAACAATTAGAGGACTAGGATACAAGTTTGAGGAGCCTAAGAGCTAA
- the mdh gene encoding malate dehydrogenase — MTLKRSKISVIGGGFTGATTAFLLAQKELGDIVLVDIPQAENATKGKALDMAQAGPVQGFDSDIIGTSNYEDTKDSDLVIITAGIARKPGMSRDDLVQTNQKVMKSVTSEIVKYSPNTTILVLTNPVDAMTYTVYKESGLPKERVIGQSGVLDTARFRTFVAKELNLSVKDVTGFVLGGHGDDMVPLVRYSYAGGIPLETLIDAARLEEIVDRTRKGGAEIVNLLGNGSAYYAPAASLVEMAEAILKDQKRVLPSIAYLEGEYGMDGIYLGVPTVLGAAGIEKIIELELTEDEKALLNKSADAVKAVMKVLV, encoded by the coding sequence ATGACATTGAAAAGAAGTAAAATTTCAGTAATCGGTGGAGGATTTACAGGTGCAACAACTGCTTTTCTACTTGCTCAAAAAGAGCTTGGTGATATTGTATTAGTAGATATTCCACAAGCAGAAAATGCTACTAAAGGTAAAGCTTTGGATATGGCACAAGCTGGACCAGTCCAAGGATTTGACTCTGATATCATTGGTACTTCTAACTATGAAGATACGAAAGATTCAGATCTAGTAATTATCACTGCTGGTATAGCACGTAAACCTGGTATGAGCCGTGATGATTTAGTTCAAACAAACCAAAAAGTAATGAAATCTGTTACATCTGAAATCGTAAAATATTCTCCAAATACAACAATTTTAGTATTAACGAACCCTGTTGATGCGATGACTTATACAGTTTATAAAGAATCAGGTTTACCAAAAGAACGTGTAATCGGACAATCTGGTGTACTTGATACTGCTCGTTTCCGTACGTTTGTTGCGAAAGAATTAAACCTATCTGTTAAAGATGTAACTGGTTTTGTTCTTGGCGGACATGGCGACGATATGGTGCCATTAGTAAGATATTCTTACGCTGGTGGAATTCCATTAGAAACTCTAATCGACGCAGCTCGTTTAGAAGAAATCGTAGATCGTACTCGTAAAGGTGGAGCGGAAATCGTTAACCTTCTTGGCAATGGTTCTGCTTACTATGCTCCCGCTGCATCTTTAGTTGAAATGGCTGAAGCAATTCTGAAAGACCAAAAGCGAGTATTGCCATCAATCGCTTATTTAGAAGGCGAATATGGTATGGATGGCATTTACCTTGGTGTTCCAACAGTACTTGGTGCAGCAGGTATCGAGAAAATTATCGAACTTGAGTTAACAGAAGATGAAAAAGCATTATTAAACAAATCAGCAGACGCCGTCAAAGCTGTTATGAAAGTTTTAGTTTAA
- the hflK gene encoding FtsH protease activity modulator HflK — protein MSTKRLLTIIAMSVIGIILISAVFTSWYTVDESEQAIVITFGEASEPIVDSGLKFKMPWPIQSVEKLSKETFSLKFGYSQKANGEIESFDKDTKMITGDDNIVLTDLVVQWKITDPKSYLFNAENPKELLHDATSASIRSVIGNSKIDDALTSGKAQIESDTNDLLRSLIEKYDIGVTVLTVKLQDVELPNAEVRSAFTAVTDAEETKNTKVNQADKYKNQKLSEAIGEKDAIILNATGYKTARIEQAKGDVALFDKLYAEYQNNKEITKQRLVMETLEAVLPNAKMYIMNDEGGTMKYLPLQSLDTTKQTAPPVTETEAKTEEGSGK, from the coding sequence ATGAGTACGAAAAGGTTACTAACTATTATTGCCATGAGTGTAATTGGCATTATATTAATATCTGCAGTTTTTACTTCATGGTATACAGTAGATGAATCGGAACAAGCAATCGTCATTACATTTGGTGAAGCAAGCGAACCAATAGTGGATTCGGGATTGAAGTTTAAAATGCCCTGGCCAATTCAATCAGTAGAAAAACTCTCCAAAGAAACATTTAGTTTAAAGTTCGGCTATAGTCAGAAAGCAAACGGTGAAATTGAATCATTTGATAAAGATACTAAAATGATCACAGGGGACGACAATATCGTCTTAACTGATTTAGTTGTTCAATGGAAAATAACAGATCCTAAATCATATTTATTTAATGCTGAAAACCCGAAAGAATTACTTCATGATGCAACCTCAGCCTCTATTCGTTCTGTTATTGGAAACTCCAAAATAGATGATGCTTTAACGTCAGGAAAAGCACAGATTGAGAGTGACACGAATGATCTATTACGCTCGTTAATAGAAAAATATGATATTGGTGTTACTGTACTAACCGTGAAACTACAAGACGTGGAACTTCCTAATGCAGAAGTTCGTTCAGCATTTACTGCAGTAACAGATGCCGAGGAGACTAAAAATACAAAAGTAAATCAAGCAGACAAATATAAAAACCAAAAGTTAAGTGAAGCAATTGGGGAAAAGGATGCCATTATTTTAAATGCGACAGGTTATAAAACTGCACGGATTGAACAGGCAAAAGGGGACGTAGCTTTGTTTGATAAACTTTATGCAGAATATCAAAACAATAAAGAAATTACGAAACAACGTTTAGTAATGGAAACACTAGAAGCTGTTTTACCAAATGCAAAAATGTACATTATGAATGATGAAGGTGGAACGATGAAATATTTACCCCTTCAATCATTAGATACAACAAAACAAACAGCACCACCTGTAACTGAAACAGAAGCTAAAACAGAAGAAGGGAGCGGTAAATAA